Genomic segment of Hydra vulgaris chromosome 11, alternate assembly HydraT2T_AEP:
tTTGTACTCAATTCAGCTTTActtttttgtcaatttaaagcataatggagtgttattattttgtgtcagtaactaaaaacgtattgtgttgaACTTAGTAATGTCTAGGAAAATGGTTCTGCCATACACTGATATGACCTATGTCAGTTTTAAATTcctcaaataactttaaataactggtaaattaatttattttaattttgcagatggtttaattttttaatttgaaggCGTTTTTCTTACATGGTATTAGTAAAGTTTCGCAACTtcaaattgtggaaaacagccactataaattaagTAACAGACCGACcgtaacccgtattacgggttgctttctgctagtagtaataataaataaattaataaaaatgagatttttttcatttaaagttatttaaatggATTTAGATAAcaacttgtaaaaaataatttatgtaaataatattatttacggAATGTTAGAGGCTTGTTGTTAAAGTAATCATGTCTTATGATTATAAGCAAAagaagtaataataataatttcagaTACCAACGgaattttttatacatgaaaacattaacttaataaattttttaataacttaaaataataaccaaaacaaattttttttacaaagatttttgcaatatttcaattaaacattGCCGTGGCTACCCAGCTGGcaaacaacgttgaaataacgcTGAACttacgttgaatttacgttgatttaacttttagaataaaagttttttttaacgttgatttatcaaagttaaattAACGTTAGGCTTAAACGatgtatcaacgttgattcgactcaaaaaaacgttacaataacgtcGAATTTACATTGAAACAACGTTAAGATTgacagtttttttaacattgatttaTCAACATTAAACAGGCTGTTAATAAACGTTTTGTAATCACAGAAACCGTTGATAAAAACTGagatcaccatcaaaacgtagtATGCGTGTCCAATAGTGCTGTTGCACTTCTCTATTACATTATCAAGGTTTAGTATGGCTATTAAAGCTACTCATAGTCcatacttagactatttagaactttttcagtttagtttagttaaaatagtattattaaaGCAAGAgataaaagttgatttattgaaaaatatatttaaatattacatatatttacctATAATTGAATAAGATCTACAAATAACTGAATATAATCTAcatataattgaataaaatctacacaaatttcttctcttttccatCACCTTTTTGAAATGAAGCGTtttttagaaagtcaaacaatttTCCATTAACCGAGGTTTCATTTGCACCATTGAAtacaatagaagaagctgtaaataaaaaaaatatatttaaaaatatcaaaaaaggcaaactagaaaaaaatatattgaatggAAAGGTGTTACAACTTATAAAGGTATTCTATTTACAAAGCCATATAAATTAGTGTTTCTAAGTAaatttttccacctttgcccttcatattCGTGAAGgccataaaattttttcaaaaaaactctgAATTTTGAAAAGGTAATTTAAATGTTAGACAAGGCCATCCCGAAGCGGCCTCTCATGGGGTGGGGGAGGGGGTATTGTATGTAGtgtcaaatggaaaaaattttagttaagtgattttctactaatatataattgctctgttcttttaagaacattgagcactctattgtgtagaatactttttaaagttatttaaatatatatatatatatatatatatatatatacatatatatatatatatatatatatatatatatatatatatatatatatatatatatatatatatatatatatatatatacctatagaTTTGATCAATGAACAACTAGAGGTCAGGTGCATTGACACTTCATCTAAATCTTTGATAACTGAAcctgtaaaatataattactaatttatggtataaattacaaaaacatttttatttttaggtataaaaatagaaatttataaaatcaaagcaCATAAAACTAATACCTACATGggaaattttctttgtttatgttttcttttttgtaaatagacattctcattataatatttttcttttgtagttgtaaattcaaatttttcacAATCCTGTTTGCTTTCTGtggaattgaaatagttatatcAATAGTTATGtcaatagttatatattttgtatcaacaaaataactcttcctaacaaaattatttaaaaaataatatttgtaatatatagatgtaatacctgaagatAATTTAGTCTTAAATTGTGGAAACTTAAGCCATTTCTTCTCagcattttagtgcagtcagtGCTTTGGTACCTGGAGGCCAATAAGTAGTTTTATTACAAATCCAATTAGATGGAATTACACCTTCTTCTccttgtaaatcttcattccaaacagcttACCacatatttgattttgaaaatattatatgaactaataaaaaaatgaagaaaccataatataaatGTACTAACAGGCCTAGTTAGACTAGCTAAATCTtgacattttataaccatgatacttcctaaacaataatattagtagacattataagcaaagataagattttctttattttattaatttattatattttaaattcatttttatgaatatatttattattctattaatCTGCAtagttctgaatatattatgtttaaataactCAAGGCATCAAAGGAAAATGATGAAAGAATCCAAGgttgcaaaaatataattaacaacaTAAGAATAATACGgaatattgaacaaaaatagaTAATATCCATTatcaatacaaaaataatataaagtttatgataaaatatcaCACAACAACACCTTAGTTTGATTGATAATATgaaagcaacaaaaattaaaaaagaaaacatctcaataaataataaattatcattcaaacaattttaaagaccaaataataacttgtaacttattttttacacatcttcatctaataaacattaacatTAGCACCAATTTTTATACCACATcattagtatttttgttttaaaaataaaaattttatatcagttAAGCTTTTcttgttttacttaaaacatcaactcaatcCTACGTTTTTTcataactgaaattttttattggtaatgttgaattaacactgaaaacaaaatattagtagacaacaagaaaatatttctttattgaaatatatgtaaatatttataacaatcaATCTAATTTCCTTTCTTTTCCGCCATCTTTTCGAAATGGAGCGTATTTTAAGAAGTCAGACAAAATTctatcaattaaagtttcagtcgcttCATTGTACTCAAtagaaaaaactgtaaataaaaataaataagttttatatatcttataaaggtatacctttcatAGCACCATATAGTCTGGTAACCTTCTGTTagtataacaagaaaaaataatcagTCCTGACCTGAATGACAAGTTAACACCAGGAATAGCATCTGGTTATAAAAATTGCCTAACCTCCCTTATAATGTATTATAATcatattaatgaaaatgaaactGTAGACATTGAACATTAATTGCCCTTAAACCATTGAAATTATACTACCAAATAAGAAGCCATTGTTCTAATATATAcagttataagtttttataagttttgacATAAAGCTGTAtacatgaaattaaaaaagttctgaaactaaatgatataactatttaataaaatacttattaaaactCGCTCCTGATGATTGTGTTTTTTTAGTCATCTAATATCTTGTCCACTTCGACAAATTTAGCTACtgacaaaataaaacttatttggCTTATAAATTCACTATTATAATCAGGCTTTGTCACTTTGTTTTGGGATTTCTTATATCAGTAAGAAAATATAACACTCTCTTTTGAAActctataatttaaaatagtttcacaaaacaacttttgttgaatatttttacaaacctaataaaattaaacaaaaattcactaaaaaataattaataacaaactgCCTTCAGCCATCGAGAACTTATCAACGTTATCTAATTTTAGtactttgtttccttttttcttaTCCTCACTGAAAGATAAAAGAACTTTGCTTCAGGCTCCAAAATCAGTTACTGTTGAAAGCAAGTGTGGTGGTCAATACTGTTATTTTGGTCTTGAGACTGGTATACAAAAAGCTGTTTCTGCAGATAGCATAAGGCTTCTGCTATCATATAGCTAACAGCTCGTTTACATATTCACGTGAACAGCATTGCTCTACTGCCATTTCGCCAGTTTATGATTAAAAGAAACAtcgtttttttcaaattcatctGAGAAAAACAAAGTGTAATTGTCACTTTGAGACAATTAATCATAAAGAAACTCTTCACTTTCATAATCGCTTTCCAAATTATTGTCTTCTTTTACTTAACTGatattttgtgtaaattttgaattgtcattatttttttcaactttctcTTCTTCACTACTAGAAGATGATTCTGCCAGAGCTAGAACATTAGAGTGGCATTTTCGCCAGTTTCCTAAATAAGCCATTAATTTCTTTTGTCTTGAGAACAAGTAGAAATTTGAATACTAAAAcgtttttgaaaattcaaaattcaaaatttcacaCATAAACACCCTCTGTTTAGcacattatattaaaatattgctttattacttttttgctttaactatttttacttttagcaCCAAACCGACGgacggtttttttaaaattaagtttttttgatttaacgttgaaacaacgttaaACAAACAACGTTTATATCGtaacgttgttttaacgttgagacagttgaacaacgttgaaacaacgcttcaaccaaatttcaacgttgaaacaatgCAGAGATGCCGGCTGGGTAGTAAGTCCTTCCCCCCTCCTCCCCCCCTCCTTCCTTCAAAAAAACCAACCTATCTTTAGGGTCCAAAAATCTCGAgataaaactaaagataaagGTCCGCAAATTTACAAAAGAACTCTCTAAAATTGCGCCCCCTTACCATTAGGGGTGCGGAGAAGCTTAGCAACCGCTTTGCATTTAACgaagttttgaataataaaactgATTATAGacaataatttaactaaatcgctaaaaacaaataaaaaataagaaattaaatttaagtaaataagaaatttcttttttcttctttaaacttCTGGTACAATATCTTTtccttcataaaataaaaaagttaacagcTATAAAATTACTATCAACTTGACTACAACCCAGTAAACACGGTAACGTTCAGAAAACGTTTTTTAGATGTGTATTGGAAACGTTTATTCTCAGAGCTTTTTCCGTCCAAAGGAAACGGTGATGGGAcggtttttaataaacattcaaaaaacgATTTTTGGACGTTTATTGGAAACGTTCATTTTAGGAGTTTATTCCGTCCAAATGTTATGTTTTAACACTAAATTCAAACGTAACCTAATTAACTTCAATGTAAAAGCATTAATTTCAAACGCAATATTAATTACCTAAaggtttaagtttatttactttcGTAATTAAAACATCGGttctaattacaaaaattttatcattataatgATAATACCATTATAAAGGCACTTATTTCGTAACAACAcaacaataacttaaaataaatactaaatgtTAATGAAGTTTGCAACAactacaattacaaaaaaagcgTCGTTTATTTTTATCTTCCGCCCTCGGAGTTCTCTTTAAATGGTCTCCTACTAGTCGATCGACATTTTGTTTTGACAGTCTTTCCGTCACCAGAGCACCTACAAAGTAAGAAAACCcaaaaaaagttcatatttaggttattgtttatttgatgttattacaaaacttttaaatctaaaaattatgatatatgcattataatattaaaaaccaaACGGTAATTAACCACTCAAGAACTTTAGCAAAGGTGTGGGATTGCATGacattattagataaataactgacaattgtattaaaatatttaaaaatgataatagaTACAATTGTCTGTAACTAAATATACTCAAAACATAATCTTATAAATCCAAACATGATCTTAtaattacattttcttttatgcttttctaaaaattgaaaatcaccAAGTAGAGCCTTGTACAAGTAAGTAGTATTAAACGGTCGTTTTCCATTTTTACCCACCTTACTAAATTTAGCTTGTAGCTTTTTTGACATTGTCTCGTCTAAAGCCTTATTTATAATTGATGATGGCGAGTTGCAACCAATCTGTTTCAGCGGCTgacctaaaaaaatttaataactcagatttaaaaaaataaaataagaactgtTTAACaagaagttaataaaaaacaatagtatttattaataaaaaacatttctttattaataaattattattttttagaattagtgCAGTGTAATATGACTTTATGGATTGTTTGAacaaatatattcatataactttataacaatTTCACATGTAATTAATCTCAAAATTGATTAATGAAATAATCTAAAAGTTTAGTTAATAATAAGATTTACCAACAAAAgaaaatcatctttatttttaagaatctcCTCCTTTTCCTCAAAATCTTCGAGGGTGGATGATTTTGCAATGTGAAATGCTGACATTTCTGGCTCTATCTGTCGACCCAATCATTTAACAGCTTTTTCAAGTTTTGTTATTTGACTTTAACACGACTTAACTCCATAAAAAGAGCATGCTGTAAGcctatttataaagaaatgtaatatatatatatatatatatatatatatatatatatatatatatatatatatatatatatatatatatatatatatattagtagaaaatcacttaaaaatttttttttccattttacaccgtgtttcatcaacaaagattCATCAGAAATTTTCTGATGattctttgttgatgaaacacggtgtaaaatggaaaaaaaaattttttaagtgattttctactaatatataattgctctgttcttttaagaacattgagcactctattgtgtagaatactttttaaagttgtttaaatatatatatatatatatatatatatatatatatatatatatatatatatatatatatatatatatatatatatatatgaatttaattttgaatagtaaTCTTCATAGTAATAGCGTTACTATAAAAATGCTCATTACAGTTCTATAACAGGTTTAGATTTGGAAGGGCATCCAGTTGTAAAAACTTGCATCAAACTTTTCcttaatatcattttaattaaaaatgataagaaTTTAGCCCATATAAGTGTGGAACTATGGATGTAAGActtcagcaacaaaaaaatataaatatatatttacatcttTCATCAACAGCCTTAAATGTTTCAGGTGGGTTACTATACATAAACTTGCCATCAATGCGATTTGTTTCCAAAGGTCTTTGCTTTCGGTtagttgaattaaaatatatttttaaaataaatttttaatatatttattagtattagtataaataaaatcatcacaaaaatatttaattaaaataagtttattattttatttagatccTGAAAGCTTTTAGTTGATTTACTCTTATTTTTACCAGCGAGTTCAACTTCGGAAGAGTTAATTTTTACGACAGAGTTTTCTTTAGATCTCTCCACAATTTCAGAGTGTGTCTTGAGTAAACCTGATTTTTGAAGACCTTGTCTACCTTGTTGGCCTTttgaataatactttttttttgaagacgGCTCTATAACCATATGAATATCTGGACTTGGTTTTCGATAATctgatttaaaactttcattttctgaaattatttaatatatacttttaatattttatataattaatgaaCTTTATACACAATACAcatattacattataaaaaaataaaataaaattatcagaaTGAAAAtatgattgtttttaatatataaacagaTCAAAATACTCAAAGATTTTCAATAAATGATGAATAATACAAACATCAATCACAGAATGATTATAACAATCACAGTATTAAAATCCAATAAGCtccagtttaattttttataccacTTTTACcacaaaatttgataaaacactAAACTTTTCttaacttaaaaatcaatttatagttataataaatggTTATAATAAACgataacaattaataataaaaaataacaacaaaacacatttgaaaaaaaaagtgttttgttgttattttttattattaattaaaatgaaattaacagAAAGTtaccagtttttttaattttatgactaGAAGTCTCGGTATCTATATTTATGCAAATATCACAAATATCTTTTGTAGCCTTGTCAAGATGAACCTTTTTCACGTAAATATTTACGTAAATATaatagcaatatttatttatttatattttattgacttTGTCTTATTATCTTAATTGTTTagcttaatatttattaatttattttaaatactttatattataattagtttagtatttgattcttttatttaattacgtTTAAATCTTATACATAACAATACATTAACTTTAACACTTTACTCATTCAATAAACTCTATTATGGAAAGTTTTCCTTGCATTGTATGCCACAAAAATGTTGCTAAAAATCACAAATCTATTCAGTGTGACAAATGTAATTGCTGGGTACACATCAAATGCAATAACATTAGTAGCAAACAGTATTCTGATTTAATTTCTGATCCACAGACCTGGTTCTGTATTATTTGTGATCCTCAACCTAGTTCAATTAAAAcacttaatttaaatgtttcaacTAATTCCCCTAATctcaattatttgtttaaatgtctAAACAAAGTAAACAATTCTGTCTTAGATTGTAAGTACTACAATGTTGATGATTTTAATGCCTTAGATCTTAACCTAAACCCATTAAATTTCTTACACTTGAATATTTCCTCACTTTCTTTTCATATAGATGagttaaaatctttaattagtTCCTTTAAATTTCCTCCCTGTGTTATTGCTGTGTCTGAGACAAGGCTGAAACAACATGTATCACCCATAAGTAATgtagaaattgaaaattatgTGATAGAACATACACCAACTGAGTCCAGTTGTGGCGGTGCCCTACTTTACATTAGTTCTACTTCTATATATAATAAGAGAGATGACCTTTTATTGTACAAAGCACATCAACTTGAAtcagtttttattgaaataatagaTCCTAATGGAAAAAATACAATCGTTGGTTGTATCTACCGTCACCCTTGCATGTCAATtcatgattttaataaaaattttcttcttaatttattggaaaaacttacaaaagaaaataaaaatgttatgctTATGGGTGACTTCAACATCTTCTTAATTATGAAAACTCGcctgaaatattatttttcattaataatatgtgttcaaatgcttttttttcctTACATTTCATTGCCAACGAGAGTCAATGTAAATTCAAAAActctaattgataatattttcattaattttcacTCTAACAACATTATATCAGGTAACCTAATAATTTCAGATCATTTAGCACAATTTGTTCAAATCCCAAGTTTTCACTCCACATATACAACAGAAAATATATACAGAAGGTGTTTTC
This window contains:
- the LOC136087146 gene encoding uncharacterized protein LOC136087146, with the protein product MESFPCIVCHKNVAKNHKSIQCDKCNCWVHIKCNNISSKQYSDLISDPQTWFCIICDPQPSSIKTLNLNVSTNSPNLNYLFKCLNKVNNSVLDCKYYNVDDFNALDLNLNPLNFLHLNISSLSFHIDELKSLISSFKFPPCVIAVSETRLKQHVSPISNVEIENYVIEHTPTESSCGGALLYISSTSIYNKRDDLLLYKAHQLESVFIEIIDPNGKNTIVGCIYRHPCMSIHDFNKNFLLNLLEKLTKENKNVMLMGDFNIFLIMKTRLKYYFSLIICVQMLFFPYISLPTRVNVNSKTLIDNIFINFHSNNIISGNLIISDHLAQFVQIPSFHSTYTTENIYRRCFQRFNNDAFLDDVKSIPWSQLIKEEDDPNRSVKLFMQNFENILNIHAPLKPLTKRQIKSKSKPWITQGILKSIKIKDKLYRKFLNHSSTIIKERTFNLFKAYRNKISNLLKISKKNFYSNFFQNNLHNMKNTWKGIREIININNSFTKKQSINLMINNN